From Caulobacter segnis, a single genomic window includes:
- a CDS encoding ribonuclease T2, with amino-acid sequence MKTALAAASTALVLASGVFPGGAQASSLKSCAVPPVVTPAPAEIPPASEVHANVPIAAYLLALFWSPEACRAGIPESDKVIQCQNNHFGFTVHGLWPNGPDKVHPRYCRPSPPMSPATVKANLCMTPSPWLLQHEWQAHGTCDWATPEDYFKKARKLRDKLNVPDLDAGSDGVMSAGEIRKAFLDRNRKLKPEDLNVRVNRDGRLTEVWVCMNLKFKYAACRGGNGAPDGAIVKVTAKR; translated from the coding sequence ATGAAGACCGCTCTCGCCGCCGCATCCACCGCGCTCGTCCTCGCGTCCGGCGTCTTCCCGGGCGGCGCCCAGGCCTCCAGCCTGAAGTCCTGCGCGGTGCCGCCGGTCGTCACCCCGGCTCCGGCCGAGATCCCGCCGGCCAGCGAGGTCCACGCCAACGTGCCGATCGCGGCCTATCTGCTGGCCCTGTTCTGGTCGCCCGAGGCCTGCCGCGCCGGCATCCCGGAGTCGGACAAGGTGATCCAGTGCCAGAACAACCACTTCGGCTTCACCGTGCACGGCCTGTGGCCGAACGGACCGGACAAGGTCCACCCGCGCTATTGCCGCCCCAGCCCGCCGATGAGCCCGGCGACGGTGAAGGCCAATCTGTGCATGACGCCCTCGCCCTGGCTGCTGCAGCACGAATGGCAGGCGCACGGGACCTGCGACTGGGCCACGCCGGAAGACTATTTCAAGAAGGCCCGCAAGCTGCGCGACAAGCTGAACGTGCCGGACCTGGATGCCGGTTCGGACGGCGTCATGTCGGCCGGCGAGATCCGCAAGGCCTTCCTCGACCGCAACCGCAAGCTCAAGCCCGAGGACCTGAACGTCCGCGTCAACAGGGACGGTCGCCTGACCGAGGTCTGGGTCTGCATGAACCTGAAGTTCAAGTACGCGGCCTGCCGCGGCGGCAACGGCGCGCCGGACGGCGCGATCGTGAAGGTGACGGCCAAGCGCTAG